The DNA window TCTGCTGATTTGGGTGGCTCATTGGTCATGGAGGGCACCGCCAGACACCAGGATACATGGGCTCTGCAGCGAGACTGTCCAAGGCTCTGGCactgattagctgtgtgactgtgggcaagtgtCTTgggctctctgagcctcggtgCTCTGTCAAATGCAGGAGCACAGAAACTACCTCATAATACTGCCAAGGGTTAAGCCGTCTGAACCTCACGGAGTGCTCAGGACACCGTAGCCCTCGATAAATTGTAGGTCTGAAATCCTTGCTCTGGGCCTGGAGGAGTCACGTTTCCTCTTCTGGGACTGTTCTGAGCACGTGCTACCCAGAGATCCTTCCAGCGCTGACTCCACCGTCTGGTGTTTGCTGGATGCTCTTGCTGGCCCTGGCTGTTAGTACACAGTGCCAGCGTGGGAACACGAGGacagagtgtcatgcagggcggcctgcggggtctctgctcccgctccccacataagaacgcaggatgtggctaggccaaaaaggaacacccacggagccataggtaggggagtcacaccactatggtctcactggaggctggattcacaggaCGCCAGGGGAGGGCATTTCTCTGCGCTCGCCTCCGGGAATACCAGGCACCGAATGTCCCGTGCCTTCCACATCCGGGTAACTTGGCCTCTGCTTTTTGGGAGActctccttctgctcctccttTAAAACCCAGGTGTGGTGTTTTTTCTGTGACTTTAATTGACCTCTCCCAGAGTTTTTAACTCgtgttaattttcctttctctgtattttgtaccagttatttcacatttctctattttaattatttactgcAGCTGTCTTGTTTGCAGAGTTGAATCAAATAGACTGTATGTGGTTGTTCAAACAGACtttcttttctgataattttattttggtgTAAGTTTGCTTTCAGTTTAAGTAATCAAAACATACTTAGGTAAGTATTCTTGAGTggattaaaaatagcttttaatatATTCCTAGTGTAATGTGATAATGCTTGCAAACTGGacattgaaaagatttttcccttttatttgtgtctgaataagagaaagaatagggaaagcaaatgttttaacattttatctctaagcaaaaaagaaactgtagaagaagtagaaaaataaagatgacttTCAGATCTAGTTTCTGGTTTGTACAAAAGgaggaatttaaaaattgggaCTGATGGTTTGTCTACAAGAATCTTTTTACTTTGGCTTTCATAACTCAACATTTCCCTGGGGCCCCAGATGAGAATGCTGTTAGGTATGAAGGCAGAAATAAGTTACTGAAACTCTTAGGTGGTTaatattaactttcttttctttcatgaataAACCATATCATCTGGGACTAATGGGTGAAACTCAGAGGGCTTTAACTAAACCAGGGATTGGCAAGCTTTCTTTAAAGGGctagatggtaaatattttaggctttgcaggacAGTCTCTGAAGCAGCTACTCAGCGCTTCGCTGTGATGTAAAATCAGCCAGATGTGCAAAAAtggggcatggctgtgttccaataaaactttatttacaaaagcagaagGAAGCCAGATTTGTCTTGTTGGCTATAGGTTGCTGACCTCTCAACTAAACACTCTGTTTTCAGCCCTAAGTATCCATTCTCTTAAACACACCTTGCACATACAAAAGGAAGCTGTGTTGACCAGGTCATAAGGTTATTATGGCAttacaaatatttgtaattttaacacCAGTGATCAAATTCTGAGTGAGTGAAAAGAACCACACCTCTCAGGGCTGGGAGGCCAGATTCAGGTGTCAGGATGGCAGTTTCAGATCCAGAAGAATGACTTGCCTCCTGTCTGGTCAGAGCCCCCCTCCTGCTCTCACTGATCCCATCCTTACCCAGTCACCCACTGTGGTCTAGGTCTCTTGCGCCCAGTAGGGAGACAGTAGGGAGACTGCTGGCTATGTTGGTTTACTTTAGAGTCAAGAGAGCACAAAACTATCCAGAACCTTGGGCCGGCAGTGTGGCAGAGGAAGCCCAAGACCATCCCAACTAGAAGTGTTACCTTTTTAAGaaatgtaggaaaataaatttgcttCTTCTATTACTCAGATATTTTATGTGACttactgtattagtcagggttctcgaGAGacacagaaccaataggatacaATGTTACAGAATGGGCCAAATCAATCACGACGTATACGTGCCAACTCTGAGGACTTCATCTTATTTCTGAGTAAATACTGCAAAGGGGTCGTGCAACTCATTAATTGTCCTAATGAATAGCGCTGACTCTTCCTTACATCTCTCCCCTCATCCCTCTCAGTGGGGAAACCACGAATCCAGATGCAAAGCTTGGACACTTTGCACGAAGACAACAGCAATTCTATGAGACACCGCTGTCCACGTCTCAGCAATAATTGATAGCGCTGTGGCTTTCTCATGTTACTGATTAAGCATTCAAAATAGAAGCCCGGCTTGCCTGTTCCAAATGCTGCCTCATTACCCATCTGAATATACTCGTAAATGCTACCTTTCTGCATATTCAGAATAACCAACCCCTATGCAATATATCTGTCCTATGTAACACCTAGTGACGTGTCAGCGGCGGTGAAACTTATAGAGGTCTGAGCTGGGAGCGCAGATCTGGAGGGTCCCTGAAGAAGAGCAGTTGAGTAGGGCTTTGACAGGGGAACAGCATTTGGCAGCCCACTGTAATGGGGGTGGTCCTGGAGCTGTGGTAAGGAGAGGACCCCTTTCGTCTCCAGATGCCAGGCTAGTCCTGTTGCCAAGGGAAGCACCACTCAGGACACATTTCCCGCTCAGAGTACCAACAACTGCAGTTCTCTCCCAAAGTgtaatttgttcttatttttccagGAGTTAGGCAGACGGCTTCCAAACTGGGCCTCATCTTCCGCCCGCCTCACCGGCCACCACCACAACACAGTCACTGCACAAAGAAATCCGTCAGCTGGAGAAGTGTGGCTGCCAGGATGCTTCCTGAAGAGGGATTACACCCCATTTTCAATGTGCCAATATTCCTAGGACTTCGCTAACCCTTTGGGAAAAGAGATTCTTTTCCCAAAGAGAAATGGTCTCAGGTGGCCTTAGTCATGTGGCAAAACTTGGGTTGTTTGCTTACAGGAAGCTCCTCACAAACTCAGTCTGGGGTTTTTGCACGTCTAATGGGAGCCAGGTCTCCAAATGGAGCTGGTTTTAAATGCACTCTCagagtggaaagaacacaggcttgGCATTCCTCTCACTGAAGCGAGCAAGCTAGGAAAGTCTGAGCGAACAAGCCTGGAATCAAGAGTGGTCAGAAAAATCCATTGCCTTGGGAGGTAAACGCAGGGAGCTGTGAGTATAAACTATGAGTCATATGACAAGAGACTCTGCTTAGGCAGAAGGAaagcatgttttcctttaaatgattAAACTTGGTTGAACATAGTTCAAGAAAAATTCTTCCTTCTGAACACTTTTTTCCCCATACTTAAAGAGTTTCAAGAtgagatttgttttcttaaagagaaTACTTATATCAATAGTTTCCAAAGTAGACACATCTGTGGACTCAGAACACCCAAATGACATAAAATAAGGTATTTGCCCCAACTCCTACACCTACATGGTTAAGATagtacatcaaaaaaaaaaaaaacaaaaaaaaaacgaggGAGGTTATAAATACCTCCATAGTCTCTAGACACTAAAACAAATGGCTATGGACTTGAATCTcatgtttattcctttttcttgggcAAAAGTTTTTAATGCCTGTTCTCAAcgtgataaaataataaaatttcaagtgTGTGGTTTGGAAAAGTTGGCCAACATTTCATTTGAACAATTACTCTGCAGTCCAGTCTGGATTCAGCTTAATGTCAAGTCAACACATATGAGTTAAACCCAGGATATGTGAGTTGTCCAGCTTTGGAAAGGCTGGTTTTGTAAATAAGTGGGGAAGAGCGAAGCAGCAACCAAGTCGAAGAAAAATACAAGGACGACCAGCAATAACATCACTGGGGTTGAGCCTAACAGCTTTGGGGGCATTTCCTGCTCTTATTGTGGGGTTAGTTCACTTAAAAATAAGCATCTTTTGGgccgcccagtggctcaggcggttagagctccatgctcctaactcctaactccgaaagctaccggttggattcccacatgggccagtgggctctcaaccacaaggttgccagttcaactcctggagtcccgcaagggatggtgggctgtgccacggcaactagaaaacggcaactagaaaacggcaactagaaaacggcaactagaaaacggcaactggacctggagctaagctgcgccctccacaactaagactgaaaggacaacaacctgacttgcaaaaaaggcctggaagtaagtacacactgttccccaataaagtcctgttcccctttctcaataaaaaaaaaaaaaaaaaacttaaaaaaaaaaagcatctttctccctcccttcctccctctttcttttttctgtatccaATGACCAAAACCTAGAATGAAGTATGATCAGTACCTACTgatatttcctttgctttcttcttgTGGGGAAAGcatgctttctctgtgtccctctttttaatttttttctttcccaaacgTGATTACTTTTTGATGAGGCTCAGCGTTCAGGAGCCAGATCTCAGAAGGGGCAGGAGCGGGATGGGAAAACGGGAGGCCTCACTGCCAGCTGCTGCGCTCGCCTCCGCTGAAAGGCAGGAGGGGCCGTCCGGGAGGATCGCCcgccccttccctccttctgtccGTCtcaggtctgggggtggggggcggtggaCACCTGAGGATCGGGGGAGGCACCTGAGGTGCCAGGCCCTGCACGTTCCTTGTATTACTCAACCCTCAGCGGTATTTTAACGCCCTGCCGCGTCCCCAATTTAACGTCTGAGGAAtaggaggctgggagaggtgaAGTCGCCCGCAGTCCTGGAAGCTCCGGAAGGACAAGTCTGTGAAGTCCCCTCAGTGCTCCCACCCGCACCCCACGCAAACCTGTCGATGAGCGTTTGCCTTGGGTGTGCTTCCCACCAACGCACAGAAAGCCCTGCGGAGTTCACCCCAGGCCGCTCGGAGCCCCAGTGTTTTCGGTTCTTCCAGGCTGCGGAGACCCGGCCAGAAGGGGCCGGACCCGGGGCGGGGGTGGAGCGGTGGAGGGAGACCGTGGAGGGAGACGGTGGAGGGGGCGTCTCCACGACCCAGTTCCATCGAGCCCCCGCGCACCCCGCCCCGGTCCCCCCGCCATCCCGTTCCCCCGCCCCTGGCTCTTGCTACTCGCACCATCTCCCCAGGCCGGGGTCCACACCCCCGCCCAAGCCGCGCCCCCTTCCGCGTCCCCGTCCCCGGATCTCGTCGCCCAACCCATGCCCAGGTTCTCACCCCCGCCCCCGGCACCCCCCCAGCACTAGTGCCTTGGCCGCCCCCACCCGGCCCGAGTTCACCCCCGGCCGCGTCCCCGCCCCTGGGCCGCTCCTGCGGCGACCGGCCTGCTTAGCGGGCGGCGGGTGCGCCATGGGCAGCGGCAGCAGCCGGAGCGGCCGGGCCCTGAGGCGGCTGCGCGGCCCCGACAGCCGGCCAGCGGGGCCCAGCGGGGCGGCCTCCGAAGGCGGGACGGGGCCGCTGGTCTCGGCGACCCCGGCGGCCCGGGAGGAGGCCCCGCAGGCAGCGGCGGAGGCGGCGGAGGGTGCGGATGGCCCGGACCCCAGCCCCGCGGCGCCCCCAGACGTCCGGGACGAAACCCTGCGCCTGCTGGACCAGCTGTTGGCCGAGTCGGCGGCCTGGGGCGCGGAGGAACTGGCCTCGCGGGGCCCGGCGCGGCCCCGACCCGCCGCTGGCGCGGGGAGCCCGGTGAGTGTCATGTGCGCGTCTCTGCCCGGAGTCCCTTCCGCGACGGCCGCGCCCGGGAGCGGTCTCTGCGGGGCCTCCGCCCTGGCCCCCAGACCCCGGTGCCCTCCCGTcgctctctctctgctcctccctcccGATGCTGGTCGTCCTCCCAGCCGCCTCCATCCCCCTACGGGCTTCTTGGCCTGCGTGATGCTCTGgcccccctaccccccccacTGACTCGCCGTCTCCGAATCCCTCCGAGGTCAGGGCCTCTCCTTCCCATCTGATtttctccctgcctgcctcctctgGGTGCTCACTGCCTCTAGTTTGGGGTGACAGTGCCGGGAGCAGCCTTAAAGGGGAGGGGGACAGACGTCTCACTTGGCAGAAAGGCATCTCTCGCTCAGGCTTTCTTCTGGCCAGAgctcccctttctttcctcttggaACTGTGTCCACCCGCAAAGTGCAGCTTCCCGGGCTCCTTCCAGCCCGGGAGGGAGCTGGCCAGGGGTGCTGTTTTCTCTCAGCTGCCTCCCCGCTTGGCAGTCCCTGGGGACACTGGTGGAGGAGGTGCTAGCTACGTGGTGTGGCCGGGAGCCAAACAGTGGTTCACAGATGCCCTGGGAGTCAGGCTGGCCAAGCAATTCGCGTACtgctgcctatttttaaaatgcctggaATCTCTTTTTGGCTTCCTATTCTCTTTTCCAGAACACTTGTAACAACAGCCCTGCTAgtctagaaaaacaataaaaatgagcaCTCTGGTTTGGCGACAGTCTTCCCTGCAGCAGAGCTGAATGTACAAAACGGTTAATGTCAGCTCCTGGACTTGAGGGCGAAGCTGCAGGCAGCACCCCTCCCGGGGAGCCAACCGCAGGCTCTGCTTAACTGAGGGACCTGAGGGAATGTCTTCCTGGGCAGCCACCAAGCAGTAGCGTCCTGAACCGcctcagtgggggtgggggggactggCCCACCTGCACATTGCAGACAGCCTCCCACCCCGTCctcccgcccacccccaccccgttaCTCTCCTCCCCGTTACTCTCCCCAAGTGAGCTGCTGTTAGCAGGACTGAATTATGTAACAGGATTCCTTTACAGCTACAGCAGCACTGTTATATAACACTAAAAATGGATAAACAGTTGAGAAAATTGGGGGAAATTCTGAGAGCGTAGAAGCAATCTTTTAGTGTTCAGTTTTCAAGTGCTTTGGAAACTCGAAAAGTgacaatgagaagaaaatagaaagaatggCCCCCCCACCACCTTCGCGGAGTATCACAGACTCTTAGGGTGCAAGGGCCGCCTTACTCATCCTCTGTCATCTCTCAGGTATtgtttgagcacctactgtgcgccgGCCATTGCTCTAGGCGCTGGAGATGAACACAAATGTCacacagtccttgccctgaagtccACAGTCTGacgggggtaggggtggggtacacagacagaaagcagaatacaGTGCGGTTCAAGATCTGCATCGAGTCCGCAGGAGGAGCACTGAGCCCTGGAGAAGTCAGGGTGGAATTCCAGAAGGACAGCACTTGACCTGAATCAGGAGGGTCTGTGGCATTAGCCAGGCAAACAGTGGAGAAAAGCATCTGGGCAGAGAGAACCTCAGATGCAAAGGCAGTGGTGGCCCCAGAACACACAGGTTGACCAGGCTGCTGGCTGCTGTCCATGGTCGGAACCCAGCTACTCTGTAAGGGTTGGAAGCAGAATCTCACAGTGCCTTGCCCGATGCCAGGCCTGAGCCACGTGCTGGTGGGCACAGGAAGGCACAGAAATGAAGTGGACAGGACGTTGCTGAAGCATGCTTGAGAGATGCTGAGGAAGCCGTGGCACAGGAGTGTGAGTTCCTGCAGGGCTGGGACAAGCCCAAAGGGGACTCTAGTGAGGATGGTCAGCAGTGGTTTGGCCAGAACAGACGTTCTTCCACACCTAAATCCCAGGAGCCCCATTACCAGCAAGGAGGGCAGCCCCCAGGACACCAATTCCGATTCCCACGGGACTTTGCCTCCTGACGGCTAATGTCTAGGATCCCTTTAGTTCCTTGACAGTTTGAGAATCACAGATTGCTAGAGCTGTAAAGGGCCTATCGACCACCCAGGGCTGTCTTGTCATGTACGCTGGAGACCTGTGGGTCCAGCACGGTGATGCCCAAGTCTCCAGTCAGGACCAGGAACCAGGCCAGGTGCAAGGACCTGGCTGTTCTTGGCTGGGTCCGGAGGACGAACAGGGTAGGAAACAGGTCACCTACCTACCGCCTGTTCATGAGTCTAgttaagtactcagtaaatgttgactGACTGGAGGCTTGGTAGAATTATGTGAAAATGTATGTGAATGTGCTTTATAAAGTGATAAAACACTACACAAAtgtaatttattgttattttcctcCAATCCTATCCTCTTTACCTTCTCCAGGTCTCCCTGAATTTCTCTTTGGAAACACTTTCCTGAAGGCCAGGCCTCTTGAAGGGAGGTGGGGACCCTAGGACTGGTGGCCTCAGAGTCAGAGCATCCCTTTGAAAAAGTTCTTTGTCATGTTAGCAATGCAGAGCAGCTTTCACAGCCCAGGCCACCTGCACCCGCAGCTTTTGCTACCGGGGAGGCCGTGAAGTGCGGACAACAGCGCCTTCTGGTGGTGAGAGGGCGGAACCTGATTGGCAAAATCCTGAAAATTGTTGGGGTTGGGAGACAAGGTGCCAGGAGAGCCAGTGCACTGTTCTCTCTACTGTACGTTAGAATTTcccacagaaacataaaaaaacccaaccaaccaGATAAGCCTGGGGTTCAAAGAAGGATAATTCTTAGATAAGGAGGAAGGGGAAGTCTATGCATGCAGTGGAGTATTACCCAGCAATAACAGGGAGTGAACTATTGATACAGGCCATGCGGATGGATCTCAGAACcgctatgctaagtgaaagaagccagacaagaaAGAGCGCACGCTGTGCTATTCCACGTATCTAGGCTACTAGAGGGTGCACATGAGACTGAGACAGCGGTGACAAAGCATATCAGTGGTTCCTGCAGGTGGGAGGGCTGGTGGGGGCGGGACAAGGTGAGGCAGCACAGAGGAGGTGAGGGATGTGTTTAGCATCTTCATTGTGGTGATGGGTTAGCAGGTATACGCACAGGTCAAAACCTACCAAGCTGTATCCTTTAAACATCTGCTGCTTGTTCTATGTCGATTGTAGATATGTCATTGGTATGTGCACATATATAGTACATAGAAAGCTGTTAAGAATTGAGAGTTAAGGGGAGAACTCTATAAACAGAAGAAGCAGAATATAATACATTTTGGTAAATAAGAGATGTAGTGGATTTTCTCACTGTTGACACTTCGCTTTTCTCAAAAAACCCTAGTTGTAAGAGTCACAGGAGACTAAGAGatcatctcattcaattcttctcacacgaggtctgacaattaagtttgtgaacctgttgcaacgacgttgctcaccttttctgatatcagagggattattcactatgagtttgtaccaactggacaaacagttaaccgagtttactatttggaaatgctgaaaaggctgcgtgaaaaagtgagacgacctgaacttttcaccaacaattcatggctcttgcatcacgacaatgcaccagctcacacggcaccgtctgtgagggaatttttagccagtaaacaagtaactgtattggaacaccctccctactcacctgatctggcccccaatgacttctttctttacccgaagataaagaaaatattgaaaggaagacattttgatgacattcaggacatcaagggtaatacaacgacagctctgatggccattccagataaagagttccaaaattgctttgaagggtggactaggcactggcatcagtgcatagcttcccaagggggtactttgaaggtgactgtagtgatattcagcaatgaggtacgtagcactttttctaggatgagttcacgaacttaattgtcagacttcatatattctctgtttctcaTTCAGCTGTAGTTTTTCAGAGCCTCCCTAGGATCACGAGTGATGACACATCCCCGCCCCGCCCAAACACTCACGCCTCCCTGAGTTCAGCCCGGTTCCCACGGCCCCAGCCCAGGCGCCGCCCCCCCCAGGGTTCAGACGTCTGACCGCAAGGTGGCACGATGCCAGCGGGCTGGTGGCGGGAGCTAGTGTCTGCACTAGGCCTGGACCAGCCAGCAGGGGCTGCTGTGTCTTCACGTTTCATCCAAGCTCTCCTGGCTGCTTCAACAAGCTGTACTGCTGGGAGGGCGTCTAACACATTTCCCACCTGAGACAGGAAAGTTAAAGGCGGCAACAAATTGATGAGAGAAAGGACCACACATTCAAATCGCAGGCACAGAAAGAAACACTGGTGAAAACTGAACAGGTGTAATAAGGCTGAGCCATTAGGGAAATTACAAAGGAAAGAGCATGACCTTTCTTTCGGAATGCAGTTTTAGAATGTACAGCTCAGACATGACGGTGTGCCCGTCGTCCCTGCCCTGCAAGGGAGGCCTCCAGTATGTCCCCGTTAGTAGTAAGTAGAGCAGCGTGGAGAAGTGGAGCCCGGGCTTCATGGAGATGTTTGATTCTGTCAtttagttgttatactgtattaaTGACAAATAACAGTCCATACGTGTTCAGTATGGACAGTCTTGTGTCCTCCTGATGGGAGAAACTACTGTAACAACACCTTGAAATCtggtgatgaaaagcaaagccACGGCAGGTGACAGCAAAACTGGTTCCAGCAGAAACTGACAAGAGGGAACCAGGGTCTCTATAGAAAGACTTTATAAAAAACAGCTGAAGGATGGTTGGGTAGAAGTATTACTGTTCTTCTGTGTTGCCCCTGAGACTATAACCAGGCCGAGTGATGGAAGCTGTAGGGAGGCTGATTGTGTCAATGTGAGAGAGACCTTTCA is part of the Rhinolophus ferrumequinum isolate MPI-CBG mRhiFer1 chromosome 13, mRhiFer1_v1.p, whole genome shotgun sequence genome and encodes:
- the CYS1 gene encoding cystin-1 isoform X2, which translates into the protein MGSGSSRSGRALRRLRGPDSRPAGPSGAASEGGTGPLVSATPAAREEAPQAAAEAAEGADGPDPSPAAPPDVRDETLRLLDQLLAESAAWGAEELASRGPARPRPAAGAGSPVSPKQSAEGHPESSSVSESQLLFQMQLPL
- the CYS1 gene encoding cystin-1 isoform X1 produces the protein MGSGSSRSGRALRRLRGPDSRPAGPSGAASEGGTGPLVSATPAAREEAPQAAAEAAEGADGPDPSPAAPPDVRDETLRLLDQLLAESAAWGAEELASRGPARPRPAAGAGSPVSPKQSAEGHPESSSVSEAPGSSHKRPERQSAISYDYSEEELMASIEQEYCR